In one window of Pseudomonadota bacterium DNA:
- a CDS encoding HTH domain-containing protein, which translates to MTFTEAALAVLEREGRSMQVKEIAEKALAWNLLSHVGKTPVQTMSAQISAAVAKGPSKSPFVRVKPGVFALARWDGKAPGPSKAPKEPPQPAKPPQPARPPQPAKQAQPAKQAQPAKQAQPAKQPQPAKQPQPAKQPQVAAAPEADGNGEPSGRKRRRRRRKKRGGEESSAVPPAPAPQPEKQAAAQAETGPQPALRPAPPPAPPIKPRENGADEQDLADRIEAFLRGQSRPASVEAIAERLGFRGRSGRLLVEATLVSDRLEQEQRGERPRFTQHRGGFSLAEREVSGEIIALEQQIAESVARLRRLAEQKLVRRMRSLDLKSLAKLVALYLKRFGFGEAEPVERGGEDELHLSVQDRRRGGRFRTAIVVRRDGGRPLAADAVTELRGSLHHYLSTRGMIITSGGISDEARAEAEVQNLAPIALVDGESLARELIRFGVGIRERSVRLPILDEALIGELGG; encoded by the coding sequence ATGACATTCACCGAGGCGGCGCTCGCCGTGCTGGAGCGCGAGGGCCGGTCGATGCAGGTCAAGGAGATCGCGGAGAAGGCGCTCGCGTGGAACCTCCTGTCGCACGTCGGCAAGACGCCCGTGCAGACGATGTCCGCGCAGATCTCGGCGGCCGTGGCCAAGGGGCCGAGCAAGAGCCCGTTCGTCCGGGTCAAGCCGGGCGTGTTCGCGCTCGCGAGGTGGGACGGCAAGGCGCCCGGGCCGAGCAAGGCCCCGAAGGAGCCGCCGCAGCCCGCGAAGCCGCCGCAGCCCGCGAGGCCGCCGCAGCCCGCGAAGCAAGCGCAGCCCGCGAAGCAAGCGCAGCCCGCGAAGCAAGCGCAGCCCGCGAAGCAGCCGCAGCCCGCGAAGCAGCCGCAGCCTGCGAAGCAGCCGCAGGTCGCCGCCGCGCCGGAGGCGGACGGGAACGGTGAGCCCTCTGGACGGAAGAGGCGGCGCCGCAGGCGCAAGAAGCGCGGCGGGGAAGAGAGCTCCGCGGTCCCGCCGGCGCCCGCGCCGCAGCCGGAAAAGCAGGCTGCCGCGCAGGCCGAGACCGGCCCGCAACCCGCTTTGCGACCCGCTCCGCCGCCAGCGCCTCCTATCAAGCCCCGCGAGAACGGCGCGGACGAGCAGGACCTCGCGGACCGGATCGAGGCGTTCCTGCGCGGCCAGTCCCGGCCCGCATCGGTCGAGGCGATCGCCGAGCGCCTCGGCTTCCGGGGCCGCTCCGGCCGCCTGCTCGTCGAGGCGACGCTCGTCTCCGATCGGCTGGAGCAGGAGCAGCGAGGCGAGCGGCCGCGCTTCACCCAGCACCGGGGCGGGTTCTCCCTCGCCGAGCGCGAGGTGAGCGGCGAGATCATCGCCCTCGAGCAGCAGATCGCCGAGTCCGTGGCGCGGCTGCGGCGGCTCGCGGAGCAGAAGCTCGTCCGCAGGATGCGCTCGCTCGACCTCAAGTCGCTCGCCAAGCTCGTCGCGCTGTACCTCAAGCGGTTCGGCTTCGGCGAGGCGGAGCCGGTCGAGCGCGGCGGCGAGGACGAGCTGCACCTCTCGGTCCAGGACAGGCGCCGCGGCGGGCGGTTCCGCACGGCGATCGTCGTCCGGCGCGACGGTGGCCGGCCGCTCGCCGCCGACGCCGTCACCGAGCTGCGCGGCTCGCTGCACCACTACCTCTCGACGCGCGGCATGATCATCACCTCGGGCGGGATCTCGGACGAGGCGCGCGCCGAGGCGGAGGTGCAGAACCTCGCGCCGATCGCCCTCGTGGACGGCGAGTCGCTCGCCCGCGAGCTGATCCGCTTCGGCGTCGGCATCCGCGAGAGGAGCGTGCGGCTGCCGATCCTCGACGAGGCGCTGATAGGCGAGCTCGGGGGCTAG
- a CDS encoding protein kinase has protein sequence MSDRSATSSFTFSDREMPVRFGRYHLLKRLSADPVGEEFLAAWGVDEGVDQLRVVRCVYPKIAEEVEFVGLFSEEARSLSRLSSANVVRVMEVGREGDIPFVAREHVEGVALDRLVSLAADRTLLWPWELAAHVTAELLRGLDYVHRREDLHGQPMGMRHGDVRPANVLVSFNGEVRLTNFGSSLRFIADERTNARLSELRGRFLPPEGVDEHFPTVAADLWGGATILLAMLGGRLPSSRPAQSDAPLQPWTPPAMSMRVEAMPPVIDSFLVRALNPDLEYRYPTAAEMRAALVGIMGEHVTGHPPDDLAAWVREIADADRRAEAELVRRVLRAEPKIVLDAASQGASALGPGSVLDHRYHLIRKLGEGGMGVIYEAEHLGLGRKVAIKVLHERVIDDDNALERFRREAQIIGSLGHPNIVAASDFGETAEGYHYLAMELLEGVSMSERIADRSLSARDIARIAAEVCDGLQAAHEAHIVHRDLKPDNIFLTQSGARIPDFGIAKSTGLDAETESLTRTGNICGTAEYIAPEQIRGLHHDPRSDLYAVGVIIYEALTGETPFRGRTVGETLFKSMNDKLVPPGRRCGDKTIPPALEAICMKALQRRADKRFASAAEMAAALRGLLPAKGAVARPAARRRRPLAIWIAAAIAVVVGTAWAVSRMAPAPREPVSPEPDRPAQSESPVPPPVPAVSEVPAVPPPPSQPFVEVIAEAPPRGAEDAEDGRALALDRALKGEKALAAMRFDEAQEAFEEAVRLDTRLARAWMGLAKVAFQRGDYATALAKAERAARGAPGNATYRNYAGRIHLAAGRRDEAVATWRDVLAASPGNAEATRLLEKAGEKVGP, from the coding sequence ATGAGCGACCGCAGCGCCACGAGCAGCTTCACCTTCAGCGATCGGGAGATGCCGGTGCGCTTCGGCAGGTACCACCTGCTCAAGCGCCTGTCCGCGGATCCGGTCGGCGAGGAGTTCCTCGCCGCGTGGGGCGTCGACGAGGGCGTCGACCAGCTGCGCGTCGTGCGCTGCGTCTACCCGAAGATCGCCGAGGAGGTCGAGTTCGTCGGCCTCTTCTCGGAGGAGGCGCGCTCCCTCTCGCGGCTGTCGAGCGCGAACGTCGTGCGCGTCATGGAGGTGGGCCGCGAGGGCGACATCCCGTTCGTCGCCCGCGAGCACGTCGAGGGCGTGGCGCTCGACAGGCTCGTCTCGCTCGCGGCGGATCGCACGCTCCTGTGGCCGTGGGAGCTCGCCGCGCACGTGACCGCGGAGCTGCTGCGCGGCCTCGACTACGTCCACCGCCGCGAGGATCTCCACGGCCAGCCGATGGGGATGCGGCACGGCGACGTGCGGCCCGCGAACGTCCTCGTCTCGTTCAACGGCGAGGTGCGCCTCACGAACTTCGGCTCGAGCCTGCGGTTCATCGCGGACGAGCGGACGAACGCCCGCCTGAGCGAGCTGCGCGGCCGCTTCCTGCCGCCGGAGGGCGTCGACGAGCACTTCCCGACCGTGGCCGCGGATCTCTGGGGCGGGGCGACGATCCTCCTCGCGATGCTCGGCGGCAGGCTACCGTCCTCGCGCCCGGCGCAGTCGGACGCGCCGCTGCAGCCGTGGACCCCGCCGGCCATGTCGATGCGCGTGGAGGCGATGCCGCCGGTCATCGACTCCTTCCTGGTCCGCGCGCTGAACCCGGACCTCGAGTACCGGTACCCCACGGCGGCGGAGATGCGGGCGGCGCTCGTCGGGATCATGGGCGAGCACGTCACCGGGCACCCGCCGGACGATCTCGCCGCGTGGGTCCGCGAGATCGCCGACGCGGATCGCCGCGCCGAGGCCGAGCTCGTCCGCCGCGTGCTGCGCGCCGAGCCGAAGATCGTGCTCGACGCGGCGTCGCAGGGCGCGAGCGCCCTCGGCCCGGGGAGCGTCCTCGATCACCGCTACCACCTGATCCGGAAGCTCGGCGAGGGCGGCATGGGCGTCATCTACGAGGCCGAGCACCTCGGGCTCGGGCGCAAGGTGGCGATCAAGGTGCTGCACGAACGCGTCATTGACGACGACAACGCGCTCGAGCGGTTCCGGCGCGAGGCGCAGATCATAGGCTCGCTCGGGCACCCGAACATCGTGGCGGCGTCCGACTTCGGCGAGACGGCCGAGGGGTACCACTACCTCGCGATGGAGCTGCTCGAGGGCGTGTCCATGTCCGAGCGGATCGCGGATCGCTCGCTCTCGGCGCGCGACATCGCGCGGATCGCGGCGGAGGTGTGCGACGGCCTGCAGGCGGCCCACGAGGCGCACATCGTCCACCGCGACCTCAAGCCGGACAACATCTTCCTCACGCAGAGCGGCGCGCGCATCCCCGACTTCGGCATCGCGAAGAGCACCGGCCTCGACGCCGAGACCGAGTCGCTGACGCGCACGGGCAACATCTGCGGCACCGCGGAGTACATCGCGCCCGAGCAGATCCGCGGCCTGCACCACGATCCGCGCTCCGATCTCTACGCCGTCGGCGTGATCATCTACGAGGCGCTCACCGGCGAGACGCCGTTCCGCGGCCGGACCGTCGGCGAGACGCTGTTCAAGTCGATGAACGACAAGCTCGTCCCGCCGGGCAGGCGCTGCGGCGACAAGACGATCCCGCCGGCGCTCGAGGCGATCTGCATGAAGGCGCTCCAGAGGCGCGCGGACAAGCGGTTCGCGAGCGCGGCCGAGATGGCGGCGGCGCTGCGCGGCCTCCTCCCCGCCAAGGGCGCGGTCGCGCGGCCGGCGGCGAGGCGGCGGCGTCCTCTCGCGATCTGGATCGCCGCGGCGATCGCCGTCGTCGTCGGCACCGCGTGGGCCGTCTCGCGGATGGCGCCCGCGCCGCGCGAGCCCGTGTCTCCCGAGCCGGACCGACCCGCTCAGTCGGAATCGCCGGTCCCGCCGCCTGTCCCAGCCGTCTCGGAGGTCCCAGCTGTCCCGCCGCCTCCCTCCCAACCGTTCGTCGAGGTGATCGCCGAGGCCCCGCCGCGCGGCGCCGAGGACGCGGAGGACGGCCGCGCGCTCGCGCTCGACAGGGCGCTCAAAGGCGAGAAGGCGCTCGCGGCGATGCGGTTCGACGAGGCGCAGGAGGCGTTCGAGGAAGCGGTGCGGCTCGACACCCGCCTCGCCCGCGCGTGGATGGGGCTCGCGAAGGTCGCGTTCCAGCGCGGCGACTACGCGACCGCCCTCGCCAAGGCCGAGCGCGCCGCGCGCGGCGCCCCGGGCAACGCCACCTACCGGAACTACGCGGGCCGAATCCACCTCGCCGCCGGTCGCCGCGACGAGGCCGTCGCGACCTGGCGGGACGTGCTCGCGGCGTCCCCCGGCAACGCCGAGGCGACGCGGCTGCTCGAGAAGGCGGGAGAGAAGGTCGGGCCCTGA
- a CDS encoding RluA family pseudouridine synthase — MVERPEHVDPEFIELTFVVAREFSGWRADRYIAHRVPRLSRTRVQRILKENAFDEAGLAVKPNRVLRAGERITVYKRPPEEPDTPRSFGVLVEDEWLLAVDKPPCLPVHPTARYFKNTLTALLEERYGKPHPMIAHRLDSETSGIVLCVKGIDAERAIKGMFADRKMSKTYLAVVTGALDPPAGRIEAPLSSDASSAIRVKMGCRDPDGLPSLTDYRTIEVRGERSLVELHPRTGRQHQIRAHLAHVGHPIVGDKMYGPDETLFLEYIETGPTDELVRRAGHRRHALHAAELAFVHPFTKEPIRIVSPLPEDIAGLL, encoded by the coding sequence GTGGTGGAGCGCCCCGAGCACGTCGACCCCGAGTTCATCGAGCTGACGTTCGTCGTCGCGCGGGAGTTCTCGGGCTGGCGCGCGGATCGCTACATCGCCCACAGGGTCCCGCGGCTCTCGAGGACCCGCGTGCAGCGCATCCTCAAGGAGAACGCGTTCGACGAGGCCGGGCTCGCCGTCAAGCCGAACCGCGTGCTCCGCGCCGGCGAGCGGATCACCGTGTACAAGCGCCCGCCGGAAGAGCCGGACACGCCGAGGAGCTTCGGCGTGCTGGTCGAGGACGAGTGGCTGCTCGCGGTGGACAAGCCGCCCTGCCTGCCGGTCCACCCGACCGCGCGCTACTTCAAGAACACGCTGACCGCGCTGCTCGAGGAGCGCTACGGGAAGCCGCACCCGATGATCGCGCACCGGCTCGACAGCGAGACTTCCGGCATCGTCCTGTGCGTCAAGGGAATCGACGCGGAGCGGGCGATCAAGGGGATGTTTGCCGACAGGAAGATGTCGAAGACCTACCTCGCGGTGGTGACGGGCGCCCTCGATCCGCCGGCGGGCCGCATCGAAGCGCCGCTCTCCTCGGACGCGAGCTCCGCGATCCGCGTCAAGATGGGGTGCCGCGATCCGGACGGGCTGCCGTCGCTCACGGACTACCGCACGATCGAGGTGCGGGGGGAGCGGTCGCTCGTCGAGCTGCACCCGCGCACCGGGCGGCAGCACCAGATCCGGGCGCACCTCGCGCACGTCGGCCACCCGATCGTGGGCGACAAGATGTACGGCCCGGACGAGACGCTCTTCCTCGAGTACATCGAGACCGGCCCGACGGACGAGCTCGTGCGCCGCGCCGGGCACCGCCGCCACGCGCTCCACGCGGCCGAGCTCGCGTTCGTCCACCCGTTCACGAAGGAGCCGATCCGCATCGTCAGCCCGCTGCCGGAGGATATCGCCGGGCTGCTGTAG